One genomic window of Pelecanus crispus isolate bPelCri1 chromosome 18, bPelCri1.pri, whole genome shotgun sequence includes the following:
- the LOC142595241 gene encoding feather beta keratin-like produces the protein MSCYNPCLPCRPCGPTPLANSCNEPCVRQCQDSTVVIEPSPVVVTLPGPILSSFPQSTAVGSSTSAAVGSILSSAGVPINSGGSGLSGFGLSGIGSCYRGRPCLPC, from the coding sequence atgtcctgctacaacccgtgcctgccctgccggccctgcggcccgaccccgctggccaacagctgcaatgagccctgtgtccggcagtgccaggactccaccgtcgtcatcgagccctcccccgtggtggtgaccctgcccggccccatcctcagctccttcccgcagagcaccgccgtcggatcctccacctccgctgccgttggcagcatcctcagctctgcgggAGTGCCCATCAACTCCGGGGGCTCCGGCCTCTCCGGCTTTGGCCTCTCCGGCATTGGCAGCTGCTACCGCGGCAGACCATGCCTCCCCTGCTAA
- the LOC142595240 gene encoding feather beta keratin-like has product MSCYNPCLPCPPCGPCGPTPLANSCNEPCVRQCQDSTVVIEPPPVVVTLPGPILSSFPQSTAVGSSTSAAVGSILSSAGVPINSGGSGLSGFGLSGIGSCYRGRPCLPC; this is encoded by the coding sequence atgtcctgctacaaccCGTGCCTGCCATGCCCTCCATGcgggccctgcggcccgaccccgctggccaacagctgcaatgagccctgtgtccggcagtgccaggactccaccgtcgtcatcGAGCCCCCtcccgtggtggtgaccctgcccggccccatcctcagctccttcccgcagagcaccgccgtcggatcctccacctccgctgccgttggcagcatcctcagctctgcgggAGTGCCCATCAACTCCGGGGGCTCCGGCCTCTCCGGCTTTGGCCTCTCCGGCATTGGCAGCTGCTACCGCGGCAGACCATGCCTCCCCTGCTAA